The genomic DNA GATTTCATCTTTCGCGGGGTCTTCTATTTTAGAAAGCATCATAAAAATGGCAACGGCAATAAACGCCACCCCCAAAATAATGAATGGCAACTGCACATCGTGGAGGTTTAGTGTGGTATTCGCATCGCCGCCATCGCCAAAAAGTGCACGTCCTAAAATGATAGGCCCAATGGTGGTTCCCAAAGAGTTGATACCGCCCGCCAAAGTAAGCCTGTGCGCCCCTGTTTCTGGACTTCCCATTTTAATCGCGAGGGGGTTCGCCACAATTTGCTGCACCGAAAAGCCCAAGCCCACCACAAATAAAGCTGTTAGGAAATACGCAAAACTATGGTTGGTAGCGGCAGGGATAAACAAAAAAGCGCCTATCGCAGAGACAATCAAGCCGAAAGCTAAGGTCTTTTTATATCCAAACTTTTGTAAAATATCACTAAATAACGAAACCACAAAAAAGATCACAGAGCCAATAAAGTACGCCAGATAAAATGCCCACGCCACCAATTGGGACTGAACTTGGGATAGGGTAAAACTTTTCTTAAATACAGGGATAAGAATATCGTTGCTGGCGGCTACAAAGCCCCAAAAAAAGAAAACGATGACCAACGAGATAAACTGCGACCACTTGGTCTGTTGTGTATTTTGTTCCATTTGTTAAATTAAATTAAAATTAGTGCAGACAAATATAGAGATTTAAAATGATACTTCGTGTTTTTCTATGGTATTTTTTATCATCTGGAAGGCGGCTTCTTTCATCGTTTCTAAAGTATAACCGTCGGCAGGTTCTATAATTTCATTGAGGAAAACCTTCACGCGCCCAGGGTAACCCTTAGCATTATCAAAAGGAAACATCTGCTTAAGCCCCACAAAGGTCAGAACGCAAAGCGGCAACTGGTGCTGGCTGGCAAGCATAAACGCCCCATTTTTAAACGGCGCCAAAGTGACTGTCGTATCATCTGGCACCAAACCTTCTGGGAAGATAACCATATTCTGTCCGTGCTGCATCCGCTCTGCGGCGCGCGTGTACACCTCGGCACGGCTCTTGGCGCTATCTCGGTCCACCATAACTGCCACGCGTTTGTAAATCGTTCCAAAAATGGGGAGTTTTACCAATTCTTTTTTTCCAACAAAACACAGCGGATGCTCTGGCAACAAGACCACCATCAGCATAATATCCATCACGGATGTATGGTTAGCGATAAATACATACTGCCTGCCTTTCTCTATTTTCCGTTGCGTTTCCTTGATCCATCGGTAGCGGAAGCCCATACCATAATAAAGCCCCAGCGCCCAAATTCTAATAAAGAAATACGCAATGCGAAAGTGCTTCTTATTAAAAGAAAAAATATAAACCCACGGCGCCATCAGCAAGGTGAGCAATACGCCCAAAACCACAAACCAAAGCCGCCAAAGGTAGACTAAAATGACCATTTTCAATGATTTAAAACGCCGCAAATATACACAAATTTCTCTCGGAGTTTAAACCACCACCATTTTCCTCATCGTTATATAATAAGGCGAAGCACTAGCGTAGCCTCATCAGAAGGCGTGGCGTATTATAATAAGAACAGACAGCGCGTTAGCCTAAGGACGGACATCACATCATTATAAGGACAGAGCCTCCGTTAGCGTAAGGGCAGACACCTTGCTATACTAAGGGCGGACACCCTGCGGTTATCCATTGAAAATCACACGCTTTTTCACGCTATAATTAAGGATAGACACCAAAACAATAGCGGCTATTTTACTCAAAATGGCACGGCTGAAAGTGAAGAATGGCACCTCTATATTGCTCGTAAATACCCACCAATAGAACATCTGAAATGCCAATAAACTCAGCGCGGTGGACAAGAATGAAACTGCCATAAAGTACGCAAACTCACGCCGTTTAGAGTGTTTGCCTCTTTTAAAGACAAACCAAATACTGAGGAAATAATTGGAGAGAATTCCCATGGTGGTGGAGAGGATATTGCTCAGCGGATAATGCACGCCGCCCCAATCTTGCTCCTGTGGCAAATACTGCGGTAGCACCACGCTCAGTAACTTAAAAGTACCGATTTCCACCACGGCACTCAGCCCCCCAGCGATGATGAACAAGATAATCTGCCGATGTCTTTTTAAGAGTTTCATAGAACGCTGCAAATTTAACTTTAATCCTTATAAAACCGAAATATAATCCCGCTTTTTTTCATCTTTAAGAAAACAAGTTCAAATAAAATGATTATTTTTGGGCATATAAAAAATTAGAGATAATGAAAATCAACAAAAGTTACTTACTGATATTGGCGCTCTCCGCCTTATCTCCCGCTCAAAACAAGAAATTCACTATGGAAGATGCCGTTTTGGGGCTTCGCTCTAACCTTGCTGTGAAAAGCATTTATGGCTTAGACTGGGCAAAAAATCAAGAGGGCTACATCCAACAAGTCAAAAACGCCTATACCATTACCCAATACCCTTCTATGAAGGTGGACACCTTGGTTTCTCTGCATCAAATCAACCAAAATTTATCCAAAGAAAGGCAGCTCAAAGGCTTTCCGAGGCTCACTTTCATCAATGATGAAAAGGCGTATTTTGACCAAAACAACACTTATTATCTTGTAGAAAAACAGGCTGGCGCATGGCAAATTAAAATTTGGGAACAGCTCCCTGAAGATGCCGAAAATATCCAAATTACCGACAATGGCACTTTTCTTTTTACGGTTAAAAACAACCTTTATAGTCAATATTTAGGCAAGAAAACCGCCATCACGCAGGAACAAAACGAGAATATCATCAGCGGGCAATCCGTTCACCGCAACGAATTCGGGATCCATGGCGGCATCTTCCCTGCCCCAGACCAAAACAAGGTCGCTTTTTACAAAATGGACCAAACGATGGTCAAAGATTACCCCATCATCGATTGGAGCGTGGTGCCAGCTGAAAATCATAACATTAAATATCCCATGGCGGGCGGCACCTCTCACCAAGTCTGTTTAGGAATTTACGATTTTAAAACGCAACAAACGCAATTTCTGCAAATAGATGGCGACCCAGAGCAATACCTAACCGCCGTTTCGTGGAGTCCAGATTCGCGTTTTATCTTCGTTGGGGTGCTGAACAGAGATCAAAACCACCTCAAAATGAACCAATACGATGCGCAAACGGGGCGCTTTATCAAAACGCTTTTTGAGGAAAAAAATGCCAAATATGTGGAGCCTGAGCACCCGCTATTGTTCCTCCCTCACTCTAACCAAGATTTTATTTGGCAGAGCCAGAGGAGCGGCTTTAACCACCTTTACCACTACCACATTGACCGAGGTCTGGTGCAACAGATTACCACGGGCGACTGGCTGGTGACCGATGTCTTAGGCTTCAATGCCGCTAAGCATGAAATTTACATCAATACCACTAAAAATTCGCCGCTGGAAAGGCAAGTTTATAAAGTGAATTGGAAGAATAAAAAACTCACGCCAATCACTTCTGCATCAGGGATGCACAGAGGGCTACTCAACCAAAATGGGACGCTCCTTATCGATACTTATTCTAACGCCGAAGTGCCGAGGAACATCAACCTCATCAATACGCAGAATTTAAAATCTCAACCTCTATTTTCTGCGGAAAATCCACTAAAAGATTACGCCCGACCTGAGGTAAAAAATGTAACGCTAAAAGCCGATGATGGTACGCCTCTTTATGGAAAATTGATACTCCCCACTGATTTTAATCCTAACCAAAAATATCCCGTTATCGTTTATCTTTATGGTGGCCCACACGCACAACTCATCACCAATACCTTCCCTGCCAGCGGCAATCTTTGGTACGAATATTTAGCGCAAAGGGGCTATGTGGTTTTCTCAATGGACAACCGAGGCTCTTCTAATCGTGGTTTCAAGTTTGAGTCCGCTCCATTCCGACAATTGGGCACTGTGGAAATGGAAGACCAACTGAAAGGCGTGGCTTATTTGAAATCTTTGCCTTATGTAGATGCCGATAGAATGGGCGTTCACGGCTGGAGTTTTGGTGGCTTTATGACCACAAGTTTGATGCTTCGCCATCCTGAAGTGTTTAAAGTGGCGGTGGCTGGCGGCCCTGTTATCGATTGGAATATGTACGAAATTATGTACACCGAGCGCTATATGGACAGCCCTCAACAGAACCCCAAAGGCTATGCGCAAGCCAATCTTTTGGATAAAATTCAAAATCTGAAAGGGAAACTTCTCCTGATCCACGGCACTCAAGATGACGTGGTGGTATGGCAACACACCATTAACCTCCTAAGGAATGCTGTAGAAAAGGGCACGCAGCTGGATTATTTTGTTTACCCTGGGCACGCCCATAATGTGTTAGGCAAAGACCGTGTACACCTAATGCAAAAAGTAACCGATTATTTTGACCTTTATTTAAAGGATAAGAAGTAATAATTTCATCTAAAATAGAAGGCTTTTTCATAATGTGAAAGAGCCTTTTTTGTTTTATTTTAATCCATGCCCCAAATGATTACTTAATATTTCCTCTATTTTTTATTAACTTTGTGGCTATGAAAAAAGCAATCCTTTTATCGCCATTATTGCTATCTACGATGGCTTTGGCGCAGTTTAACATCAGCATAGAAGCCCCCGATAGTTTTTCTAAAAAAGAGGTTATGGTCTATACTTTGAATGGTTCCAAAGACTTCTTAACCGCACAAGCACAAAAGAAAAACGGCAAGTGGAACATCCAAATTCCTCAGGCTTACCACGGGATGCTTAGGGCTTATTTCCCTGACAACAAGCAATCGGTTAATTTCATGTCCGAAAACCAAGAGGTCAAAATTAAATTGGATACCGATGGGCAAAATATCAAGAAAATTGATTACCAAGACCCTGCCAACCAAACGATGTATCAACTTTTGCAAAATAATCAAAAAAAGGAAAGAATACTGCCTGTTTTATCTCAAATTAAAGGTTTTTATAATGATAATTCCGCTTTTGACCAAGCATTAGCCGCAGAAATCAATCGGCTTAATCAAGCTAAAATGGCGGGGCAAAATTTATCGCAATATCCTTTTATTCAGTATTATTTTGAGCATACGCTTTATGCCAATCAAAATCCTGAAAAGCCCCTAACGGCAGATGATTACATCCAATTTCTATCTTCCAGCAATGAGTTTTTAGAAACCTCATCGCTCCTCAAACCTACCCTCCTCAACTTCCTGCGTTCTTTATCCAAAGAGCAAATAGATCCCAAAGTAGGGCAACTTTTGGAAGCCGTTAGCGTGGAATCGCCAAGAGGGCAAACTATATTGGCAGAGTTGTTAGATATTTTTGAAACTTATGGCTTAGAAGAGGAAAAAGATAAATATTTCAAACTTGCATCCAATCTTAAATGCGAAATCAATAAAAATCTAAAAAGTAGCCTCACTTCAATTAAAAACACGATGGTGGGCAGCACTTTCCCTGATTATACCTTCACGAGCAACCTTAAAAATACCAAGGCTAAAAAGCTCAGCGATGTAAAAGCCAGCAAAAAATTGGTGTTATTCTGGGCATCTACTTGTCCGCATTGTATGTCTGAATTGCCACAGATTTTAGAAAAATACCCACAGCTAAAACAGCAAGGCATCGAGGTGGTGGCGTTTTCCTTAGACCAAGATGCTCAGGCTTACCAAAACACCGTTGCCTCTTTACCATGGATTAACGATTCTGAGCTGAAAGGCTGGGAAAGTAGCTACGCTGAAACTTACAATGTGCACGCTACGCCAACTTATTATCTTTTAGATGCTCAGGATAAAATTATAGACAAGCCACATAACTTTAAAGCCTTTTTAGGCACAATAAATTTGAAATAAATTTTGGTGGGATAAAAATATTTTCTATATTTGCACCACTCAAATGGCGAGGTAGCTCAGATGGTTAGAGCGCAGGATTCATAACCCTGAGGTCACGGGTTCAATTCCCGTCTTCGCTACCAAGTTTAACAATCGGTGTATCAACAGAATACACCGATTTTTTTATGCCCACTTCCCCAAAATTTTAGCCTCAAATACAAAACCAAAAACCACAATTTCATCAATTATTGACCTCTACCCCTCACCTATTTTAAGAGGTGATGAGCATTTTCAAGGATAAAAAAGGCTTGTTTTCGACGGCGCACTACACCATTTGGGGTATAGTTTAAATCATCTATACCCTAAAAAAGGCAAACTTAAACGATTGTTTAATTTCACCCCTCACTACAAAGCGTTTATTGATGGGCTAAATGAAGCGCTATGCCCTATAGTAAAGGGCTGGCAGCAATGTGGAAAACTTATAAGCCTAATAACCAAAATTTTAAGACTTATCGCAGGGTTTTGTTTTCTTTTTCAAAGAGGATTCTCTATTTTTGTAATCCACGCTTTGGGTTCGCAAGTTGAGGTTAATCCCTTATAAATCTATAACTTAGCAATGTATACCACAAAAGCTGGCTTTGTTTAACCTTTTAACAGCACAAAAAATGGGAATATTTGATAAGCGTATCAGCTACAAGCCGTTTGAGTATCCAGAAGTATTACAATTTGTGGACTCCATCAATAAATCATTTTGGGTACATTCCGAAGTAGACTTCACTGCCGATGTGCAGGACTTCCACTCGCAGTTGGAGCTGCACGAGAAAAATGCCATTAAGCACGCCCTATTGGCGATTGCTCAGATTGAAGTCTCCGTAAAAACCTTCTGGGGCAATCTCTACAACCACCTGCCTAAGCCAGAATTCAACGGGTTGGGATCCACCTTTGCAGAGTGTGAGTTTAGACACAGCGAGGCCTACTCTCGCCTTTTGGAAGTGCTGGGCTACAATAACGAATTCCTAAATGTGGTGGAAATTCCTGCCGTTAAAAAGAGAATAGACTTCTTAACCGAAGTCCTTAAACACGCCAACTCCACGCAGCCGAAAGAGTATGTATCTTCATTGCTCTTATTTTCTATTTTGATAGAAAATGTGTCTCTATTCAGCCAGTTTGCTATTATTCTCTCTTTCACGAGGTTTAAGGGGTATATGAAAAATGTGTCCAACATCATCGCGTGGACCAGTGTAGATGAGCAAATCCACGCTAATGCGGGCATCTACCTCATCAATAAAATCAGAGAAGAGCAACCCCACCTCCTTACCGAGGCGGATATAGAGGACATCTATCAGCTGGTGGACACCTCCCTGACGGTGGAAGCCGAAATTTTAGATTGGATTTTTGAACTGGGCGAGATTGACAAAGTTTCTAAAAAAGACCTCCTCAACTTTATGAAATATAGAGTAGATGACTCCCTAAAAAAAATCGGGATGAAACCGAGATACAACATCACCGCAGAGGAATACAAACCGATGCAATGGTTTGAAGAAGAGGTGTTTGCTAATTCTTTAGATGATTTCTTCGCTAAGCGCCCTGTGGACTACACCAAGCACGACAAACCGATTACAGAAAATGATTTGTTTTAGCTTCTCCATCAAAGCAGAAAAACAACATCACCCACAAAATCAGCATTAAACCTATAATATAGAAGCATATACGACAATGGAAGAACAGCATATATGGTGGCTCAATGAAGAGTCTGAGCAAATGCTCAACAGAGGTTACCTCCTCAAAGGCGAAACGGTACACGGTGCCATTAAAAGAATTACCACGGCGGCAGCCAAAAGGCTCTACAAGCCGGAGCTACAGCCAGCGTTTGAAGAGATGATCACCAAAGGGTGGATCTCCTTTTCCTCCCCAGTTTGGGCGAATATGGGAACCCAGCGCGGACTACCGATTTCGTGCTTTAATGTCCACATCCCAGACAGCATAGAGGGCATTACCCACAAAATGGGCGAAGTGATTATGCAGACCAAAATTGGGGGCGGTACTTCGGGCTACTTTGGAGAACTCAGACACCGTGGCACTGCCGTAACCGACAATGGAAAATCCTCTGGTGCTGTCTCTTTTATGAAGTTGTTTGACACCTCTATGGATGTGGTGAGCCAAGGTGGCGTGCGCAGGGGCGCCTTTGCCGCTTATTTAGATATTGACCACGGCGATATTGAGGAGTTCCTTTCTATTAAAGACATCGGCAGCCCAATTCAGAACCTGTTCATCGGCGTTTGCGTACCAGATTATTGGATGCAAGATATGATAGATGGCGATATTGAGAAAAGAAAAATCTGGGCAAGAGTCTTAGAAAGTCGCCAGCAGAAGGGCTTACCGTACATCTTCTTTACCGATAATGTCAATAGAAACAAGCCTCAAGTCTATAAAGATGCAGGGCTGATGATTAACGCCAGCAACCTTTGCTCCGAGATTATGCTCCCTTCCACCGCAGATGAATCCTTTATCTGTTGCTTGTCTTCTATGAATTTAGAACTCTTTGATGAGTGGAAAGATACCAATGCTGTCAAGCTCGCTATTTATTTCTTAGACGCTGTACTCTCCGAGTTTATCGAAAAAACCGAAGGCAACTATTACCTGCAAGGCGCGCGCAACTTCGCAATTAAGCATAGAGCGTTGGGCTTAGGCGTGCTGGGCTATCACTCTTACCTTCAGAAGAATAGAATTCCGTTTGAGAGTTTTGAAGCCACCCAGTTTAACGCCCGTGCCTTCCGCCACATCAAGGAAGAAGCCGAGGCAGCCTCCCAAGAGCTCGCCAACATCTACGGCGAACCCGAAATGCTCAAAGGCTATGGCAGACGCAATACTACCCTTATGGCGATAGCGCCAACCACCTCCAGCTCGGCTATTTTAGGGCAAACATCGCCAGGGATAGAGCCTTTTGCCTCCAACTACTACAAGGCGGGCTTAGCCAAAGGAAACTTTATGCGGAAGAACAAATACTTGGCACAACTGTTAGAAGAAAAAGGCTTAGACAATGAGGAAACTTGGCGCAGTATTATGCTCAACCACGGCTCTGTACAGCATCTGGAAGGGCTAACCGATGAGGAAAAAGCGGTGTTCAAAACCTTTAAAGAAATATCTCCAATGGAGATCATCTCCCAAGCCGCCCAGCGCCAGCAGTACATAGACCAAGCGCAATCCCTCAACCTCCAAATCCCGTCTAATATGCCAGTAAAAGATGTGAACTACCTGATGATAGAGGCATGGAAGAAAGGCGTAAAAACCTTGTACTACCAAAGAAGTTCCTCTGTATCTAAGGAGATGATGGTCAACTTCGTGAACTGTACCTCCTGTGAGGCGTAGGAATGAGGAGAAGCTTTAATCAATGGAAATCCGCTTCTGCACTAACTTTGATGAATAAAAAGCTCTCATTAAAAAAGTTTATCTTTGCGCTATGTTAAAATGGATTAAAAAGCAACTCGCTTTAACTTGGGCTAAAATACACCAAAAGCAGGTGGCTAAAGCAGGACAGCAGGCGGCGCAACATCAGGAAGCGCTATTGCTCCAAATGGTAAAAACTGCCGAGAAAACGCTTTTTGGGAGAGTCCATCATTTTGAAAATATTAAAACCATTCAAGATTTTCAAAAGCAAGTGCCCATTACCGATTATGAGGGCTTAAAACCTTATATCGATAAGATGAAGCGAGGGCAAGCCCATATCTTGTGGACTGGCACTCCTGAATATTTTGCAAAAACCTCGGGGACCACTTCTGGGGCTAAATATATTCCGATTTCTAAGGAGGGAATGCCGTTTCAAATCCAAGCGGCACGGTCGGCGCTATTGCATTATATTGCGCAGAAAAACAATGCCAATTTTGTTAATGGCAAAATGATTTTCCTACAAGGTTCGCCCGAATTAGAGGAGGTTTATGGCATTAAAACAGGGCGGCTCTCGGGGATTGTGGCGCACCATATTCCGCATTATCTCCAAAAAAACAGGTTGCCCTCCTACGCGACCAACTGCATAGACGATTGGGAAACGAAAATCCACAAAATCGCTGATGAAACAGAACACGAGGATATGCGGCTGATTTCGGGCATTCCACCGTGGCTCATTATGTATTTTGAAATTTTGGTGGAGCGCCACGGCAAGCCTATCAAAGCGCTTTTTCCAAATTTACAACTTATCGTAACAGGGGGCGTTAATTACGGACCTTACCGAAAAAAAATGGAACAGCTCTTGGGCGGCGCCGTTGATATTGTGCAAACCTTCCCTGCCAGTGAAGGCTTTTTTGCATTTCAAGATGATATTTCTAAGGAAGGGCTTTTGCTACTGGCCCAGCACGGTATTTTCTATGAATTTGTGCCGTTGGCAGAGTTTGGAAAACCAAATGCGCCTTGCCTGACTTTAAAAGAGATAGAGCTTCACCAAGATTATGCAATGATCATCACTACCAATTCTGGGCTTTGGCGCTATGCTATCGGCGATGTGGTGCGGTTTATTTCTAAAAATCCTTACCGCATTTTGGTGAGTGGCAGAACCAAGCATTACACCTCGGCTTTCGGTGAGCATGTGATTGCCTACGAGGTGGAAGAAGCGATAAAAAGGGCGATAGCCAAACATCCTGCACAGATTACAGAGTTCCATTTGGCACCGCAAGTAACGCCAGCGCATCAAGAACTGCCCTACCACGAGTGGCTGATAGAATTTCAGCAACCACCAGCAGATTTAAAGGCTTTTGCCGCAACACTCGACCAAGAGATGAAAAGTCTCAACACTTATTATGATGATTTAATCCAAGGGAAAGTGCTGCAACCGCTCAAAATTACACCGCTTAAAAAAAATGCCTTTCATCATTATGCAAAATCCGAAGGCAAGCTGGGCGGACAAAATAAAATCCCAAGACTGGCGAATGATAGAACCATCGCTGAATTTTTAGAAACCCAGCGATTAGATTAGCAACTTTCTCATCATAACTTTTAAACCCCAATCTCTTGAAAATCCAGTTAGAACCCTTAAAAACCCTAAGAAATACCGAGTTCCGAGCGCTATTATTGGGGCGTTTTTTTCTTATTTTAGCTTTCAGAATGATGGCTACGCTCTTAGGTTGGTGGGTTTATCAACTGACTAAAAACCCTTTATCCATTGGGCTTATCGGACTTTCGGAGGTGGTGCCTGCCGTTTCTACAGCGCTCTACGCAGGGCATGTGATTGATATGAACGAGAAAAAGAAAATGCTCCTCCTCTGCAACTACGCTTATATAGTGCTGGTGGGTGCGCTTATGAGCTTGGCATTTCTATCGCCGAAGCTCAACCTTACAGGCTACCAAACCACCTATTTTATTTATGGCATTATCTTTCTCACGGGGATTTGTAGGGCTTTTATTGGACCTTTGGTTCCCACGATGATTCCCAAAATTGTTAAAAAAGAAAACTTGCCCAATGCCATTACCCTCAACCAAGCCACTTTTCTCACCTCTTCCGTTTGCGGACACGCTTTGGGCGGCTTTCTCATTGCTTTAATTACAATCAAATGGACTTTAGCCGTGATCATCGGTTTGATGCTCTTCGCCTCTTTATTTTTCTGGAAACTCAAGCCTCAATCCTCTGAACACAACAAAAAAGAAGTCCAAATTTTGGAAAGTATGCGAGAGGGCATTGCCTATATTTATAAAACGAAGGAAATTCTGGGCGCACTCTGTTTAGATATGTTTGCCGTGCTGTTTGGCGGTGCCGTAGCGATGATTCCTGTCTTTGCAAGCGATATTCTCAAAGTGGGCGCTCAAGGTTTTGGATTGCTCAATGCCGCTTCGGACATTGGTTCTATGTGTATCATCATTTTGCTTTCCTTTGTGCCACTCAAACGACATCAAGGCAAAATATTACTGGTTGCCGTGGCTGGCTTTGGGCTGTGCATCATCGGTTTTGGGTTATCTAAACTCTATTGGCTTTCGTTTTTATTTTTGATGCTTTCGGGGATGTTAGACGGCATTTCTGTGGTGGTGCGAGGTACCATTGTCCAGCTGAAAACGCCTGACCATATCCGTGGGCGCGTGCTGAGCGTTAATTCTATTTTCATTATGTCCAGCAATGAGATGGGGCAATTTGAAAGCGGCGTAGCAGCGAAACTCCTCGGTGTGGTGCGTTCTGTGGTTTTGGGTGGCACAATGACCGTGCTGATTGCCCTCTCCGTGGGCTTATTCAATAAAAAACTAAGACAGATGAGTTACTAATGGGTTTTTATGATTTCTATCGCCCCATATCCAGTTGTTTTATTCTGAAAAAATACGGAACTTTGCACAAAATAAAGACTTATGCTTACTGTACTTTCTCAAAACGCCTCCTTAATAACGGAGTGGATTAACGATTTACGCAATGTAGATGTCCAAAACGACCGTATGAAATTTCGTAGAAACTTGGAGCGTATTGGCGAAATTGCAGCGTATGAAATCAGCAAACACCTGCCTTTTAACCCTGTTGAAATCACCACACCTTTGGCACAAATTAACTCCCAACAGATTAGTACCCAACCTGTTATCACAACGATACTAAGAGCTGGGGTTCCTTTATTTCAAGGCGTTCTCAATTATTTTGATAAAGCGGATTGTGGTTTTGTGGCGGCATATAGAAAACACGATGCCAACGATTATTTTAGCATTAAGCAAGATTATCTGACTTGTCCCAATATAGAGGGGCGGCCTTTAATTGTGGCAGATCCTATGCTGGCAACGGGCGCTTCTTTGGTGGAAGCCATTAAGGATTTATTAACCAATGGTACGCCTTCGCAACTCCATATTGTGGCGGCTATTGCGAGCCAAGAGGGCGTGGATTGCATCTCCAAAACCTATCCTGAGGCTTATCTTTGGGTGGGCGCTTTAGATGAAAAACTGACCTCAAAAGGCTACATTACCCCTGGGCTTGGCGACGCTGGCGATTTAAGCTACGGCGAAAAACTCCAACGCTAATGCAATGGCGTGAGCGTTAATACCACGCTGGCACCCTTCATCTCCCCTTTCATTGGTGGGGCTACTTTGGTTAATTTAATTTCTAAATGGGTCATTTGTGGAAAGCGAAGGCTCACTTTTTTGAGAATTCGCCCTGCGGCATGCTCCAACAATTGAGATGGAATCGCCATTTCCTCGTGGATGATATCGTTAATTTCCGCATAGCTAACGGTATCCGATAAACAATCCGTTTCGGCGGCTTTCCATAAATCTAAGTCGCATTTTAGGGTGATTAAATAATCTGTGCCGACGATGTTTTCCTCTGGCAACACCCCGTGAAATGCATAGATTTTAATATCTTCTAAAATAATTTGTGCCATATTCTATCACGCGTTAAAAGAATCGTCAATCAGTAGCGCGTAAGGAAATTCGTACTTCAGAGCGAGGTAAATTTCTTCTAAAAGCTGATATTGAGAATCCTCTTCGGCAGTTTCCTCCAATTCCGAAAAGAAAGTGTTTTCTTCTATAAATAAGATGGTTTTCTCTGGGTGGAGCATTTTAAGCACGCCTGCATCAGCCATAGTTCCAGTGAACAGTACTGTTTCTTGCGCTACGGTTTTCAGCTGTTCTGATACCTCTTTTAGCGTTCCCACAAAGTCGGCTATCGCTTGGCTCGCCTCCACTTCTTGGGAGGTGTGCACGGCAACCCAGATGTTTTTTTCGGTTTTTAATTTTGAAATTTCATCTACCAATTGCTCGGACTCTGGCAATTTCAAATCTTCAAATAAAGCCAAATCAGGCACAGGAAGATTGGCATTTTTAAGGTTATTTTCGTCTTTCATTGGTTTTAATTTAAAAATTCTTGGAGTGCAGTTTCTATTTCTTTTTGAGCTTGGTGGAGTTCATCATTAACAATCACTCGGTCAAAATGCGCTTGATAAGTCAGCTCCTCTTCAGCTTTTGCCAATCGGGTTTTGATGGTTTCCTCG from Riemerella columbina includes the following:
- a CDS encoding lysophospholipid acyltransferase family protein; translated protein: MVILVYLWRLWFVVLGVLLTLLMAPWVYIFSFNKKHFRIAYFFIRIWALGLYYGMGFRYRWIKETQRKIEKGRQYVFIANHTSVMDIMLMVVLLPEHPLCFVGKKELVKLPIFGTIYKRVAVMVDRDSAKSRAEVYTRAAERMQHGQNMVIFPEGLVPDDTTVTLAPFKNGAFMLASQHQLPLCVLTFVGLKQMFPFDNAKGYPGRVKVFLNEIIEPADGYTLETMKEAAFQMIKNTIEKHEVSF
- a CDS encoding GtrA family protein, producing MKLLKRHRQIILFIIAGGLSAVVEIGTFKLLSVVLPQYLPQEQDWGGVHYPLSNILSTTMGILSNYFLSIWFVFKRGKHSKRREFAYFMAVSFLSTALSLLAFQMFYWWVFTSNIEVPFFTFSRAILSKIAAIVLVSILNYSVKKRVIFNG
- a CDS encoding S9 family peptidase encodes the protein MKINKSYLLILALSALSPAQNKKFTMEDAVLGLRSNLAVKSIYGLDWAKNQEGYIQQVKNAYTITQYPSMKVDTLVSLHQINQNLSKERQLKGFPRLTFINDEKAYFDQNNTYYLVEKQAGAWQIKIWEQLPEDAENIQITDNGTFLFTVKNNLYSQYLGKKTAITQEQNENIISGQSVHRNEFGIHGGIFPAPDQNKVAFYKMDQTMVKDYPIIDWSVVPAENHNIKYPMAGGTSHQVCLGIYDFKTQQTQFLQIDGDPEQYLTAVSWSPDSRFIFVGVLNRDQNHLKMNQYDAQTGRFIKTLFEEKNAKYVEPEHPLLFLPHSNQDFIWQSQRSGFNHLYHYHIDRGLVQQITTGDWLVTDVLGFNAAKHEIYINTTKNSPLERQVYKVNWKNKKLTPITSASGMHRGLLNQNGTLLIDTYSNAEVPRNINLINTQNLKSQPLFSAENPLKDYARPEVKNVTLKADDGTPLYGKLILPTDFNPNQKYPVIVYLYGGPHAQLITNTFPASGNLWYEYLAQRGYVVFSMDNRGSSNRGFKFESAPFRQLGTVEMEDQLKGVAYLKSLPYVDADRMGVHGWSFGGFMTTSLMLRHPEVFKVAVAGGPVIDWNMYEIMYTERYMDSPQQNPKGYAQANLLDKIQNLKGKLLLIHGTQDDVVVWQHTINLLRNAVEKGTQLDYFVYPGHAHNVLGKDRVHLMQKVTDYFDLYLKDKK
- a CDS encoding TlpA family protein disulfide reductase, translated to MKKAILLSPLLLSTMALAQFNISIEAPDSFSKKEVMVYTLNGSKDFLTAQAQKKNGKWNIQIPQAYHGMLRAYFPDNKQSVNFMSENQEVKIKLDTDGQNIKKIDYQDPANQTMYQLLQNNQKKERILPVLSQIKGFYNDNSAFDQALAAEINRLNQAKMAGQNLSQYPFIQYYFEHTLYANQNPEKPLTADDYIQFLSSSNEFLETSSLLKPTLLNFLRSLSKEQIDPKVGQLLEAVSVESPRGQTILAELLDIFETYGLEEEKDKYFKLASNLKCEINKNLKSSLTSIKNTMVGSTFPDYTFTSNLKNTKAKKLSDVKASKKLVLFWASTCPHCMSELPQILEKYPQLKQQGIEVVAFSLDQDAQAYQNTVASLPWINDSELKGWESSYAETYNVHATPTYYLLDAQDKIIDKPHNFKAFLGTINLK
- a CDS encoding ribonucleotide-diphosphate reductase subunit beta, translated to MGIFDKRISYKPFEYPEVLQFVDSINKSFWVHSEVDFTADVQDFHSQLELHEKNAIKHALLAIAQIEVSVKTFWGNLYNHLPKPEFNGLGSTFAECEFRHSEAYSRLLEVLGYNNEFLNVVEIPAVKKRIDFLTEVLKHANSTQPKEYVSSLLLFSILIENVSLFSQFAIILSFTRFKGYMKNVSNIIAWTSVDEQIHANAGIYLINKIREEQPHLLTEADIEDIYQLVDTSLTVEAEILDWIFELGEIDKVSKKDLLNFMKYRVDDSLKKIGMKPRYNITAEEYKPMQWFEEEVFANSLDDFFAKRPVDYTKHDKPITENDLF